A single region of the Oncorhynchus keta strain PuntledgeMale-10-30-2019 chromosome 37, Oket_V2, whole genome shotgun sequence genome encodes:
- the LOC118370083 gene encoding gastrula zinc finger protein XlCGF17.1-like, whose protein sequence is MSSLNYSPPVKEEEVCWTEEEALALNIVVKEEKKEEDVTVKQEVEGETVKEEAKGVSVKEEDDPFRVKDEEDVTIKEEEEDKEEDVVFGVKEGEITVTLKDEEEEKGDLINTRERGDYRGSSGEPQQPHDADEAEKSLCRSGHPKKNQQRPKGKKTHRCSDCGKSFVFSGQLKSHQRTHTGEKSYSCDQCGKSFTTFNNLMIHQRTHTGEKPYSCDQCGNSFVSSGLLTVHQRIHTGEKPYSCTQCGKSFTQLSNLISHQRIHTGEKPYRCTQCGKSFTQSTSLISHQRTHTGEKPYSCDECGKSFATSSNLTLHQRTHTGEKPFSCDECGKSFTTSSKLTLHYRTHTGEKPFSCSQCDKRYYDKCSLITHQKIHA, encoded by the exons ATGAGCTCCCTAAATTACTCCCCTCCTGTTAAAGAAGAGGAGGTCTGTTGGACGGAGGAAGAAGCTCTGGCGCTGAACATTGTCgtgaaagaggagaagaaagaggaggatgtCACAGTAAAACAAGAAGTAGAGGGTGAGACTGTGAAAGAAGAAGCGAAAGGcgtttcagtgaaagaagaggacgacccgttcagagtgaaagacgaggaggatgttacaataaaagaagaggaggaagataaaGAGGAGGATGTAGTTTTTGGAGTGAAGGAAGGGGAGATTACTGTCACATtgaaagatgaagaggaggagaaaggagatctAATTAACACCA gagagagaggtgactatcgtggatcctctggggagcctcaacaacctcatgatgctgacgaggcagagaagagtctctgCAGATCAGGACACCCCAAGAAAAACCAGCAGAGACCCAAAGGAAAGAAAACTCAccgctgctctgactgtgggaagagttttgttttCTCAGGACAATTaaaatcacaccagagaacacacacaggagagaaatcatatagctgtgatcaatgtgggaagagttttactacatttaacaatctgatgatacaccagagaacacacacaggagagaaaccttatagctgtgatcaatgtgggaataGTTTTGTTTCATCTGGCCTTCTGACTGTACATCAGAgaatacatacaggagagaaaccatataGCTGTACTCAATGTGGGAAAAGTTTTACTCAGCTAAGCAACCTGATTTCACACcaaagaatacacacaggagagaaaccttatagatgtactcaatgtgggaagagttttactcagtcaaccagcctgatatcacaccagagaacacacacaggagagaaaccttatagctgcgATGAATGTGGAAAGAGTTTTGCTACATCTAGCAATCTGAcactacaccagagaacacacacaggagagaaaccttttagctgtgatgaatgtgggaagagttttactacatCTAGCAAACTGactctacactacagaacacacacaggagagaaaccttttagCTGTTCTCAATGTGACAAGAGATACTATGATAAATGTTCTCTGATTACACATCAGAAAATACATGCATGA